The genomic stretch CAGAATCACAAAATATCCCGGTATGAAATACTGATCAACCATCACCGGAATGTCCTCTAGTACTCCTACTGGGCGCTTAATGGATCTGTCAGCCATCTGTAGAGTCATGGTGGTAGGCTTTGGGCTGCCCAGGTTAAGCCTCTTACAAAGAGAATATGGCATAAGGCTAACACTGGTACCCAGAACACATAAAGCACTGCCCACTACAAATCCCCCAATGATGCAGGGAATGGTAAAACTACCTGGATCCTTTAGCTTGGGAGGCAATTTCTGTTGAAGAACTGCACAAGTCAATGCTCCCTCACTGAGATCCACTACAACACTCTTTTCTAGCTTCTTGTTACTCATAATatccttcaagaatttcttgtatGAAGGAATCTGAGTCACTGCATCCACAAAAGGCATAGAGATCTCTAGCTTATCCAGCATCATCTTGAACTTATTTTCTATCTCAGTCTCCTTGGATCTCCACAATCTCTGTGGAAATGGCAGAAAATTGCAAGGAACAACTGAGTCACCATTCTTCTTATCTTTCTTCTCAGGCTTCTTGCTATGAGTACTCTGATCTTGCATAGGGGCTTTCCCCTTAACACAATCTCTCTGCACCACAGGCTCCTCCTCACTCTCATCAGGAACATCCTCAACCTAAATGCCCTCATCCTTCTTATCAGTTTTCTCAGGCACTAGATCATTTGAAGGAAAAGGAGGATCCTTCAACGCTAATCCACTTCTCGTGGTCACTGCATTCACCTAATTCCTTGGATTCTCTATGCTTGCTGGCAGCCTACCATTCGAAGATGAGGCTTGATTAGGCAACTGATTTCCACCTCCTTGCTGCTGAGCCGTGAGACGTTCTATCTGTGCCTGCTGAAAATCTATGGTTGCTTGTAACCTGCTCATCTGAGTCATCATAGTGTTCATGAGAGTCTGCATATCAACATCCTGAGGTGGTCTAGAGAAACCTTGACCTTGATTATTCCCAAAATTCTAATTCCCTTGCTGGAACTGCCCTTGATTATGATTATTCCTCCACTGAGTTCCTTGATTTCCACCCCTGTTCCCTTNCAAGCAATTTGAAAATTTCCTTCTTAACAACATCTTTCAGATTGGGGTTTAGCCTCCTAAGGGGCTCCACACTGGGCTTGGCATCATCCTCTAAATAAATTCTGTGCATGCAATACTTAGGATCAATGCCAACTAAATCCCCAATCGTATACCCAATAGCTCTCATGTGCTTTCTGAGCACAGCCAACAATTCCTCAACTTGTTTTTCCTTCAGGGAGGAACTGATGATCACATGATAAGTAGAATTAGAGCCAAGAAATGGATACCTCAAACTGGAAGGCAAAGGTTTCAATTCTATCTTCGGGGCCTGCTCCTCTCCAAATGGAGCAAGAGAAACCACTATTTCTAGTGGATCCTCATGCTCTTCAGCAACTGGTTCAGAGGAGTCctcatcctcctcttcctccacCTCTACACTGCACTGCTCCAATACTTCAACCACATGACACTCATCGATGTAAGAGGGTTGGTGCTTGGCCATCTTAAAAATATCAAACTCAATTTTGTGGCCAACTACCTCCATCACAAGCTTTCCCCTCTTCACATCAATGAGAGCCCCAGCAGTAGCTAGAAATGGCCTACCAAGGACAATGGGAACCTTGGTATCCTCTTCCATATCCAGAATCACAAAATATCCCGGTATGAAATACTGATCAACCATCACCGGAATGTCCTCTAGTACTCCTACTGGGCGCTTAATGGATCTGTCAGCCATCTGTAGAGTCATGGTGGTAGGCTTTGGGCTGCCCAGGTTAAGCCTCTTACAAAGAGAATATGGCATAAGGCTAACACTGGTACCCAGAACACATAAAGCACTGCCCACTACAAATCCCCCAATGATGCAGGGAATGGTAAAACTACCTGGATCCTTTAGCTTGGGAGGCAATTTCTGTTGAAGAACTGCACAAGTCAATGCTCCCTCACTGAGATCCACTACAACACTCTTTTCTAGCTTCTTGTTACTCATAATatccttcaagaatttcttgtatGAAGGAATCTGAGTCACTGCATCCACAAAAGGCATAGAGATCTCTAGCTTATCCAGCATCATCTTGAACTTATTTTCTATCTCAGTCTCCTTGGATCTCCACAATCTCTGTGGAAATGGCAGAAAATTGCAAGGAACAACTGAGTCACCATTCTTCTTATCTTTCTTCTCAGGCTTCTTGCTATGAGTACTCTGATCTTGCATAGGGGCTTTCCCCTTAACACAATCTCTCTGCACCACAGGCTCCTCCTCACTCTCATCAGGAACATCCTCAACCTAAATGCCCTCATCCTTCTTATCAGTTTTCTCAGGCACTAGATCATTTGAAGGAAAAGGAGGATCCTTCAACGCTAATCCACTTCTCGTGGTCACTGCATTCACCTAATTCCTTGGATTCTCTATGCTTGCTGGCAGCCTACCATTCGAAGATGAGGCTTGATTAGGCAACTGATTTCCACCTCCTTGCTGCTGAGCCGTGAGACGTTCTATCTGTGCCTGCTGAAAATCTATGGTTGCTTGTAACCT from Ipomoea triloba cultivar NCNSP0323 chromosome 12, ASM357664v1 encodes the following:
- the LOC115999467 gene encoding uncharacterized protein LOC115999467, with amino-acid sequence MFEVEEKMAMQAQLDSIQHMLKQIVPLVACCAVCGGNHASQTCYLLDFGSQVPQPNVEQVDLIGYSRPQGHGQGYGNYQQQGRNQFVLSWNNQGNQMSRLQATIDFQQAQIERLTAQQQGGGNQLPNQASSSNGRLPVEDVPDESEEEPVVQRDCVKGKAPMQDQSTHSKKPEKKDKKNGDSVVPCNFLPFPQRLWRSKETEIENKFKMMLDKLEISMPFVDAVTQIPSYKKFLKDIMSNKKLEKSVVVDLSEGALTCAVLQQKLPPKLKDPGSFTIPCIIGGFVVGSALCVLGTSVSLMPYSLCKRLNLGSPKPTTMTLQMADRSIKRPVGVLEDIPVMVDQYFIPGYFVILDMEEDTKVPIVLGRPFLATAGALIDVKRGKLVMEVVGHKIEFDIFKMAKHQPSYIDECHVVEVLEQCSVEVEEEEDEDSSEPVAEEHEDPLEIVVSLAPFGEEQAPKIELKPLPSSLRYPFLGSNSTYHVIISSSLKEKQVEELLAVLRKHMRAIGYTIGDLVGIDPKYCMHRIYLEDDAKPSVEPLRRLNPNLKDVVKKEIFKLLXREQGWKSRNSVEE